Part of the Candidatus Binatia bacterium genome, CGCGGCGAGCAGGGTGGCCGAGGCGCCGTTTTCTCGGGCGCGCTGCAGGGCGGCACTGGTGTCGGGGTCCGGCCATCGTCCCGTCACGTAGAGGAGCAAGCCGTCGGTGCCGAACAAGGCGACCACATTGTCCCAGCCAAGCGGCAGCCAATCAATATTGGGGAGGTTGCCCGCCGCCACCGCGTAGGCCAACTCGAACCGCGAGACCATGCCGCCGGGGCTGAGGAATTCCTCGGCCCTCTCCGGCCAACCGGTGGGCGGCGA contains:
- a CDS encoding DUF1800 family protein encodes the protein SPPTGWPERAEEFLSPGGMVSRFELAYAVAAGNLPNIDWLPLGWDNVVALFGTDGLLLYVTGRWPDPDTSAALQRARENGASATLLAALALASPEFQLQ